One window from the genome of Gimesia aquarii encodes:
- a CDS encoding DUF1553 domain-containing protein, giving the protein MTFFIGMSPTTGAEIDFNRDVRPILSDLCFQCHGPDKSQRKAELRLDLKSGLFGTDAESGVIISGKPEESELFSRLITSDPDLQMPPPQSEKQITAAQIATIKQWITSGAPWQNHWAFIPPRRPEVPQVKQSNLVRNPIDAFILDRLEKEGLTPSAEAEKTTLIRRLSLDLTGLPPTLAQQQKFLNDQSSTAYESLVNRLLKSPHYGERMAMEWLDAARYADTSGYQTDGERHMWRWREWVIEAFNSNLPFDQFTVEQLAGDLLPNPTLNQRIATGFNRNHRANSEGGIIFDEYLLEYAVDRVETTGTVWLGLTIGCARCHEHKYDPISQKDFYQLIAFFNNIPERGRVIKYGNAAPFVKAPTQKQQQKLAHYDNEIKQLEEYLRDVEPELRQLQVAWEQDASGEDTIKKVPEKQLAYHVKFEGDLRMQVIGEQNKDFYAKKANAASDTTVVKQEKVSSKPKFAEGIENQALKLHGEQKFSTDKKPTLSDKNPFTIAFWVKPQQKDGTILASLTPAQDESGFRLFLDDGKVKIFMGARWLDDAIRLHSTQALKVNHWSHLAVTYSGNSQARDIKLYLNGVEQDLKIKLNMLTGGFTFPSPLQYGAYHKQDYFRGLIDDLKIFRTNLSSDQVAVLSVTESLNQILKIPNANRTNSQRLKVKNYFLTFFAPEKHRVAISKLNTLKDKRLLFYRSLPTSMVMQERKEPKSTFVLMRGEYDKPGEKVAADIPDSLGVMPEGLPRNRLGLARWLVDPSNPLTARVIVNRYWQMYFGNGLVKTAEDFGSQGDWPTHPGLLDWLATEFIRSGWDVKQLQRLIVTSATYRQSSHISSILKQSDPENRLLARASRLRLPAETIRDQALFSAGLLRKKIGGPSVKPYQPSGVWKEIASQEYQQGTGDDLFRRSMYTYWKRTVPPPAMATFDAPSRETCIVKRSRTNTPLQALALLNDVTYVEAARKLAERMLQQQTQQPEKRIQYAMRLVLARELDGRESKILLKGYNRYLKRFQADPEAAKKFLSLGESRSQKQYNIAEHAAYTVIASLILNLDETINRE; this is encoded by the coding sequence ATGACTTTCTTTATAGGAATGAGTCCAACAACAGGAGCAGAAATTGATTTCAACCGTGATGTACGACCGATCTTATCTGATCTCTGTTTTCAGTGTCATGGACCGGATAAGTCGCAACGCAAAGCGGAATTAAGACTTGATTTAAAATCAGGTTTATTTGGTACTGACGCTGAATCAGGCGTGATTATCTCTGGCAAGCCAGAAGAGAGTGAACTGTTTTCCCGGCTGATTACTTCAGATCCCGACTTACAAATGCCCCCTCCCCAGTCTGAGAAACAAATTACGGCTGCACAAATCGCAACAATCAAACAATGGATTACTTCCGGCGCGCCATGGCAGAACCATTGGGCTTTTATTCCACCGCGGCGTCCAGAGGTTCCTCAGGTAAAACAGTCAAATTTGGTGCGGAATCCAATTGATGCGTTTATTCTCGACCGACTCGAAAAGGAGGGACTGACTCCGTCCGCTGAAGCAGAAAAAACGACGCTCATTCGTCGGCTTAGCCTGGATCTCACGGGGCTACCACCGACCCTGGCTCAACAGCAAAAATTTCTGAATGATCAATCATCAACTGCTTATGAATCTTTGGTCAATCGATTGTTAAAATCACCGCATTATGGTGAGCGAATGGCAATGGAATGGCTGGATGCTGCCCGATATGCAGATACGAGCGGTTATCAGACTGATGGTGAACGGCATATGTGGCGCTGGCGCGAATGGGTGATCGAGGCGTTCAACAGTAATTTGCCCTTCGATCAATTTACAGTGGAACAATTGGCCGGTGACCTGCTTCCCAACCCGACACTCAACCAGCGGATTGCAACCGGTTTTAATCGAAATCATCGAGCCAATTCTGAAGGGGGGATTATTTTCGATGAATATCTGCTGGAGTATGCAGTTGACCGGGTGGAGACAACGGGCACTGTCTGGCTCGGTTTGACGATTGGTTGCGCTCGCTGCCATGAGCATAAATACGATCCCATTTCACAAAAAGACTTTTATCAATTGATCGCTTTTTTCAATAATATTCCTGAGCGTGGTCGGGTGATTAAATACGGGAATGCAGCGCCATTTGTGAAAGCGCCGACCCAAAAACAGCAACAAAAACTGGCTCATTATGATAACGAAATTAAGCAGCTTGAAGAGTATTTACGAGACGTGGAACCCGAACTACGGCAATTGCAAGTCGCCTGGGAGCAAGATGCGTCAGGAGAAGATACGATTAAGAAAGTTCCGGAAAAACAATTAGCATACCACGTTAAATTTGAAGGTGACTTGCGAATGCAGGTGATTGGAGAGCAGAACAAGGATTTTTACGCGAAGAAAGCGAACGCTGCCTCTGATACCACGGTCGTAAAGCAAGAAAAGGTTTCTTCAAAACCCAAATTTGCTGAGGGGATTGAAAATCAGGCATTGAAATTACATGGTGAGCAGAAATTTAGCACAGATAAAAAACCAACATTGAGCGACAAGAATCCATTTACGATTGCTTTCTGGGTTAAACCGCAACAGAAGGATGGTACGATTCTGGCTTCGTTAACTCCCGCACAGGATGAAAGCGGTTTTCGTCTTTTCCTCGATGATGGCAAAGTTAAAATATTCATGGGGGCGCGGTGGTTGGATGATGCGATTCGTCTGCACTCAACGCAGGCTTTGAAAGTCAATCACTGGTCGCATCTCGCCGTGACATATTCCGGTAATTCACAAGCGCGCGACATTAAACTTTATCTCAATGGAGTGGAGCAGGATTTAAAAATTAAATTGAATATGCTCACTGGGGGGTTTACTTTTCCTTCACCACTCCAATATGGAGCATATCACAAACAGGATTATTTTCGTGGTTTGATTGATGATCTGAAAATATTCCGTACTAATTTGTCGAGCGATCAAGTCGCGGTGTTATCGGTGACTGAATCGCTCAACCAGATCCTTAAGATTCCCAATGCGAATCGAACAAATTCCCAACGCTTGAAAGTGAAAAACTACTTTTTGACTTTTTTTGCTCCAGAGAAGCATCGTGTGGCCATCTCCAAGTTGAATACGCTCAAAGATAAACGACTTTTGTTTTATCGAAGTTTACCGACTAGCATGGTAATGCAGGAACGCAAGGAACCAAAATCAACGTTTGTGCTAATGCGTGGTGAGTATGATAAGCCGGGCGAAAAAGTGGCTGCTGATATCCCTGATAGTTTAGGGGTAATGCCAGAGGGATTGCCTCGCAACCGTTTGGGGTTAGCCCGCTGGTTGGTTGATCCCTCCAACCCATTAACAGCACGTGTCATCGTGAATCGGTACTGGCAAATGTACTTTGGTAACGGACTCGTGAAGACGGCCGAAGACTTTGGCTCGCAGGGGGACTGGCCGACGCATCCTGGTTTACTGGATTGGCTGGCTACTGAATTTATTCGTTCCGGGTGGGATGTCAAACAGCTACAGCGGCTCATTGTGACTTCTGCCACCTACCGGCAGTCTTCTCATATTTCTTCTATATTAAAACAATCTGATCCTGAGAACCGATTATTAGCCCGTGCCAGTCGATTACGTTTACCTGCAGAAACAATTCGTGATCAGGCATTATTCTCTGCGGGCTTGCTGCGTAAAAAAATTGGCGGTCCATCTGTAAAACCGTATCAACCCTCAGGGGTTTGGAAAGAGATTGCCAGTCAGGAATATCAACAGGGAACTGGAGACGATCTGTTTCGACGCAGTATGTATACCTATTGGAAGCGGACGGTACCACCTCCTGCGATGGCGACATTCGATGCTCCTTCGCGTGAAACATGTATTGTGAAACGTTCGCGCACAAACACGCCCTTACAGGCATTAGCATTGTTGAATGATGTTACCTATGTAGAAGCGGCAAGAAAGTTAGCGGAGCGAATGCTGCAACAGCAGACTCAACAGCCAGAAAAACGCATTCAATATGCGATGCGGTTGGTTCTGGCACGTGAGCTGGATGGACGCGAATCGAAAATTTTGCTCAAAGGCTATAATCGTTATTTAAAACGCTTTCAGGCTGATCCGGAAGCAGCAAAGAAGTTCTTGTCTTTAGGAGAATCTCGTTCCCAGAAACAATATAATATTGCAGAACATGCAGCATATACCGTCATCGCTAGCCTGATTCTTAATCTGGATGAAACAATCAACAGAGAATAA
- a CDS encoding NUDIX hydrolase — translation MESEELFDVVDEQDRVLEQLPRSIVHARKLLHRAANVFVFNSQNELLLQFRSATKDEYPRCYTSSASGHLSAGEDYTEAAQREMCEEIGIETPLEPLKKFPGTPQNAYEHTILFRTFSDGPFTFDPNEIERGDFFELQTIDAMLQESPDQFTPPFRQLYLWYRENFRS, via the coding sequence ATGGAATCAGAAGAACTGTTTGATGTGGTTGACGAGCAAGATCGAGTATTAGAACAACTGCCCCGCTCTATTGTTCATGCGCGCAAACTATTGCATCGTGCTGCGAATGTATTTGTCTTCAATTCACAGAATGAGTTGCTATTACAGTTTCGCTCTGCCACTAAAGATGAATACCCCCGTTGTTATACCTCTTCGGCTTCAGGACATCTGAGTGCTGGCGAAGATTACACGGAAGCGGCTCAACGGGAAATGTGCGAAGAGATTGGTATCGAAACGCCTCTCGAACCGTTGAAGAAATTTCCTGGTACACCGCAGAACGCATACGAACATACGATATTGTTTCGTACCTTTTCAGATGGCCCCTTCACTTTCGATCCCAATGAAATTGAGCGGGGAGATTTTTTTGAATTACAAACGATTGATGCAATGTTGCAGGAATCTCCTGATCAGTTCACTCCCCCATTTCGTCAGCTCTATCTTTGGTATCGAGAGAATTTTCGTTCGTGA
- a CDS encoding FHA domain-containing protein → MKIHLISDHPDLPDIDVSIDELPVVLGRSNSCDLRILDPMLSRQQCELMFVNNAVRVRDLESTNGTIVNSEIVNETLLYPGDIITIGMANYVVSYYDGEGQENFEESYFSENSI, encoded by the coding sequence ATGAAAATTCATCTTATCAGTGACCATCCTGATTTACCGGATATTGATGTGAGTATTGATGAATTACCCGTAGTATTGGGAAGAAGTAATAGTTGCGATTTACGAATTCTTGATCCCATGTTGAGTCGGCAGCAATGTGAATTGATGTTTGTTAATAATGCAGTTCGCGTGCGTGACTTGGAATCTACAAATGGCACGATAGTTAACTCAGAAATCGTGAACGAGACATTGCTTTATCCAGGTGATATCATAACCATCGGTATGGCGAATTATGTTGTCAGTTATTACGATGGCGAAGGCCAGGAAAATTTCGAAGAAAGTTATTTCTCTGAGAACTCTATTTAG
- a CDS encoding glutathione peroxidase, producing MRSLKTTTILAGILAIAFSSSFAGETSKKPVPPILKHKLKSLDGKDVDLSKYQDKVLLIVNTASKCGATPQYKDLQALHEKYKDQGLVVLGFPCNQFGAQEPGTALQISEFCTKNYGVTFDMFSKIDVNGENADDLYKYLTSKKANPKTAGPVKWNFEKFLINRDGEIAARFRTRVNPQSKEVTKAVEAELKKK from the coding sequence ATGAGAAGTCTCAAAACAACAACAATTCTTGCGGGAATACTGGCAATCGCCTTTTCAAGTTCGTTCGCCGGTGAAACCAGTAAAAAACCAGTTCCACCTATCCTGAAACACAAACTGAAATCACTTGACGGCAAGGATGTCGACCTGAGTAAGTACCAGGATAAAGTTTTATTAATTGTCAATACTGCCAGCAAATGCGGCGCAACACCACAATACAAAGACCTGCAAGCACTCCATGAAAAGTACAAAGACCAGGGGCTAGTCGTTCTTGGATTTCCCTGCAATCAGTTTGGTGCTCAGGAGCCTGGAACCGCATTACAGATTTCTGAGTTCTGTACCAAAAACTATGGGGTCACTTTTGACATGTTCAGCAAAATTGATGTCAATGGTGAAAACGCCGATGATCTCTATAAGTACCTGACATCCAAAAAAGCAAATCCCAAAACCGCTGGTCCAGTAAAATGGAACTTCGAAAAGTTCCTGATCAATCGTGATGGAGAAATTGCAGCACGGTTCCGAACACGCGTCAATCCGCAGTCTAAAGAAGTCACCAAAGCTGTTGAAGCGGAATTAAAGAAGAAATAA
- a CDS encoding iron-containing alcohol dehydrogenase, producing the protein MNYDFFSPQQIHFGWERFSEAGQLAASLGTRALIISGSRSLEANGVIHDLQRLLSRANVTSELIRTISNEPLVSDVDLTTNILHHNGIRAGDFVIGIGGGSGIDLAKACAAMVTNRESDSVLDYLEGVGRGLSLTQAPLPLLTIPTTAGTGSEATKNAVISNHSPAFKKSLRANQMIPDLVLCDPKLSCSVPPHITAQTGMDTITQLLESYISCRAKPIPQALCLQGLKLALPALAEAVEDGDSRSSRENMSHAALLSGIALANSGLGMAHGVAPALGIHCNIPHGLACAVMLPSTLKTNLSVRQKEYAEITRFLSPELSFDEAEAAQYLIDQIQALNDRIKIPCTLSELGVTHSQIPDLVASSRGNSMSGNPREISDEELTHILENLL; encoded by the coding sequence ATGAATTACGATTTTTTCTCTCCTCAGCAAATTCATTTTGGCTGGGAACGATTCAGCGAAGCAGGACAGCTAGCCGCTTCGCTCGGTACACGTGCTTTGATCATCTCTGGTTCACGTTCTCTGGAAGCAAACGGCGTGATTCATGATTTGCAAAGATTGCTATCCCGTGCAAATGTCACCAGCGAATTGATCCGAACGATTTCAAATGAGCCACTGGTCTCCGACGTTGATCTGACCACAAATATCCTACACCATAATGGGATTAGAGCAGGGGATTTTGTCATTGGAATTGGTGGAGGCTCTGGAATTGATCTGGCTAAAGCTTGTGCCGCAATGGTGACAAACCGAGAAAGCGACTCAGTTCTGGATTATCTGGAGGGCGTTGGTCGGGGCTTAAGTCTGACTCAAGCGCCACTCCCCCTGCTGACAATTCCCACCACTGCGGGTACAGGTAGTGAAGCCACGAAGAACGCCGTCATTTCCAATCATTCACCGGCATTTAAAAAAAGCTTGAGAGCCAATCAAATGATTCCTGATCTGGTTCTCTGTGATCCAAAACTCTCGTGCTCCGTTCCTCCCCACATTACTGCACAAACCGGTATGGATACCATTACCCAACTGTTGGAAAGTTACATCTCTTGTCGGGCAAAACCCATTCCACAGGCACTCTGCCTGCAAGGACTCAAACTCGCATTGCCTGCACTTGCCGAGGCAGTTGAAGATGGAGACTCTAGAAGTAGTCGAGAAAATATGTCGCATGCGGCGTTACTTTCCGGAATCGCATTGGCCAATTCCGGCTTAGGAATGGCACATGGCGTTGCACCAGCCCTCGGAATTCATTGTAACATCCCACACGGATTGGCGTGTGCTGTCATGTTACCCTCAACACTTAAAACCAATTTATCAGTTCGTCAAAAAGAGTATGCTGAAATCACTCGTTTTCTCTCTCCCGAACTTTCATTTGATGAAGCGGAAGCGGCTCAGTATCTCATTGATCAGATACAAGCATTAAACGACCGTATTAAGATTCCTTGTACTCTTTCAGAACTTGGTGTAACTCACTCACAGATTCCGGACCTCGTCGCCAGTTCTCGAGGTAACAGTATGAGTGGAAATCCCCGAGAAATCTCAGATGAAGAGCTGACACATATCCTGGAAAATCTACTGTAA
- a CDS encoding 1-phosphofructokinase family hexose kinase, whose protein sequence is MIIAAGLSPAWQQILEVDQLRTGEVNRCRTAHWCASGKVINVGIALQHLEVPNKTIFPAGGPIRTFIEQDLDLLKVPYRVLDQQNLTRICTTVLDQSSGQTTELVENASPLSEKELNAFSNEFNRWISMANVVVLSGSLPAGTPATFYRDLIAVADCPVILDARGPELETALSQKPFLVKPNLEELERTLSRSLSNTKELIEGMQEINRRGAEWVVISQGKASLWATSGNQVFRFTPPPVNGVNPIGCGDSLAAGIAAGLYREWTVPAAIRWGMAAAADNLTKLLPARLSLPKVQAFYEEVELEQIA, encoded by the coding sequence ATGATTATCGCAGCCGGCCTGAGCCCGGCCTGGCAGCAAATTCTGGAAGTTGATCAGTTACGAACAGGGGAGGTCAATCGCTGCCGAACTGCTCATTGGTGTGCCTCGGGAAAAGTAATCAACGTGGGAATCGCTTTACAACATCTAGAGGTTCCTAATAAGACGATTTTTCCTGCTGGAGGCCCGATTCGAACTTTCATTGAGCAAGACCTCGATCTTTTAAAAGTTCCCTATCGTGTATTAGACCAACAGAACTTGACTCGTATTTGCACTACTGTTCTGGATCAATCTTCAGGTCAGACAACGGAGCTTGTTGAGAACGCGTCTCCACTCTCTGAAAAAGAACTCAACGCATTTTCAAACGAATTTAACCGTTGGATTTCAATGGCAAATGTCGTTGTTCTCTCTGGATCACTTCCGGCGGGAACACCAGCCACATTTTATCGCGACCTGATTGCTGTGGCAGATTGCCCTGTGATCCTGGATGCGCGTGGTCCTGAACTGGAAACAGCATTAAGTCAAAAACCCTTTCTAGTGAAACCGAACCTCGAAGAACTGGAACGCACACTTTCCCGTTCTCTTTCCAATACCAAAGAACTGATCGAAGGCATGCAGGAAATCAATCGGAGAGGCGCAGAATGGGTTGTGATCTCTCAAGGAAAAGCATCATTATGGGCAACATCAGGAAACCAGGTTTTTCGATTCACACCTCCTCCAGTCAACGGCGTGAATCCCATTGGTTGTGGTGATAGCCTTGCTGCCGGAATTGCCGCCGGTCTGTATCGAGAGTGGACTGTTCCCGCTGCAATCCGCTGGGGTATGGCTGCCGCTGCTGATAATTTGACAAAACTCCTGCCCGCGAGACTCTCGCTACCCAAAGTACAAGCGTTTTACGAAGAAGTCGAACTGGAACAGATAGCTTGA
- a CDS encoding ABC transporter ATP-binding protein, producing the protein MINEPKKQKPALLAAQQLGRQTATGQWLIRNLSLTIHSGDRIAIVGPTGSGKSLFLRSLAILDEIQEGEIQFHGKLIKDKQIPHFRSQVVYLQQRPVLIEGTVQANLEFALKFQTNQHKPQDTSAVLNLLNSFERPEEFLHRHSSLLSGGEGQIVALLRALVLSPQVLLLDEPTSALDQQTAKLFESIILTWMETSELNPAFVWITHDQSQAQRIASQIMTFPTGNISESQKTS; encoded by the coding sequence TTGATCAACGAACCAAAAAAACAAAAACCCGCTCTGCTGGCAGCTCAGCAATTGGGACGGCAAACAGCAACCGGACAATGGCTCATCAGGAATTTGTCGCTCACAATCCACTCAGGTGACCGCATCGCCATCGTAGGGCCAACAGGTTCCGGAAAATCGCTCTTTTTACGTTCGCTGGCTATCCTCGATGAAATTCAGGAAGGCGAGATTCAATTTCATGGCAAGCTTATAAAGGATAAACAGATACCACATTTTCGCAGTCAGGTGGTTTATCTACAACAACGACCTGTCTTAATTGAAGGAACCGTGCAAGCCAACTTGGAATTCGCACTGAAATTTCAAACGAATCAACATAAACCTCAAGACACCTCAGCTGTTTTAAATTTATTGAACTCGTTTGAGAGACCTGAAGAATTCCTGCATCGTCATTCCAGTCTACTTTCAGGCGGAGAGGGTCAAATTGTTGCTTTACTACGTGCCCTGGTGCTATCACCACAAGTACTGCTCCTTGATGAACCAACGTCGGCACTCGATCAGCAGACTGCGAAACTGTTCGAATCGATCATTTTAACCTGGATGGAAACTTCAGAATTGAACCCCGCATTTGTCTGGATTACACACGATCAGAGTCAAGCACAGCGAATCGCCAGCCAGATCATGACGTTTCCGACAGGAAATATTTCTGAAAGCCAGAAAACGTCTTGA
- a CDS encoding SpoIIAA family protein: MPVNIQQHDDQNYLEIQMSGKLTKEDYHEFIPIIETMIEQKGPLHILLELHDFHGWTAGALWEDIKFDVKHFNDIARLAMVGESKWQEGMATFCKPFTKAKIKYFEATELEAAKTWITEST; encoded by the coding sequence ATGCCCGTTAATATTCAACAACACGATGATCAAAATTACCTCGAAATTCAGATGTCAGGAAAACTGACCAAAGAAGACTATCATGAATTCATCCCAATCATTGAAACCATGATCGAGCAAAAAGGGCCGTTACACATTCTTTTAGAGCTGCATGATTTCCATGGCTGGACAGCCGGTGCTTTGTGGGAAGATATAAAATTTGATGTAAAGCACTTTAACGACATCGCACGCCTGGCTATGGTTGGCGAAAGTAAATGGCAAGAAGGCATGGCTACCTTCTGCAAGCCCTTTACTAAAGCAAAGATCAAATACTTTGAAGCCACTGAGTTGGAAGCAGCAAAAACGTGGATCACCGAATCTACATAG
- a CDS encoding bifunctional aminoglycoside phosphotransferase/ATP-binding protein, producing MLIESLQNKSLYDHPVEEFQVLETHISWVLLTGRYAYKLKKHVNLGFVNFSTLALREKYCQEELRLNHRLAPELYLDVVPITGTEAAPQLNGEGEIFDYAVRMVQFPQEKLLSQAITQDHLREKHIDLLAQEVAEFHTSITIAGADTEAGTPKMVMAPVEENFRQLRKQFASDKTIMESVELIQRENEKWHQEHQTLLAQRKSQGFIRECHGDMHLGNMILSENGVTIFDCLEFNEELRWIDVMSEVAFLVMDLEDRGRPDYAMRFLNRYLEITGDYAGVPLLWFYMSYRAMVRAKVAALRINQQQSAHQGTTQIYEEFHSYLELAKNYVLGTKPLLILTHGVSGSGKSYGSALLLEGMKAIRIRSDVERKRIQRENQLGKTELYSKEVTEKTYQQLSQLAQMILKAGWTVIVDATTLKAWQRSLFRELAEYLQTSFVLLNFSANRKILESRIIDRQVFNDDPSDATIEVLAQQLEVIEPLSEAENKTAVSIPADQEWSTEMLVQLVKNA from the coding sequence ATGTTGATCGAATCATTACAAAATAAATCGCTCTATGATCACCCTGTTGAAGAATTTCAGGTGTTAGAAACACACATTTCCTGGGTGTTATTGACGGGACGCTATGCCTACAAACTCAAAAAGCATGTCAATCTGGGGTTTGTTAACTTTTCAACATTGGCACTTCGAGAAAAATATTGTCAAGAAGAACTACGCCTGAATCACAGGTTGGCACCAGAACTCTATCTGGATGTGGTTCCAATTACGGGAACTGAAGCAGCGCCTCAACTTAACGGCGAGGGGGAAATTTTTGATTACGCGGTTCGAATGGTGCAGTTTCCTCAGGAAAAACTCCTCAGTCAAGCCATTACGCAAGATCATTTAAGAGAGAAGCACATTGATTTGCTGGCTCAGGAAGTAGCTGAATTTCATACATCGATAACAATTGCAGGCGCGGATACGGAAGCGGGAACGCCGAAAATGGTTATGGCTCCGGTGGAAGAAAACTTTCGACAATTGAGGAAACAGTTTGCATCTGATAAAACGATTATGGAATCGGTCGAGTTGATTCAAAGGGAAAACGAAAAGTGGCATCAAGAACATCAAACATTGCTTGCACAACGCAAATCTCAAGGATTTATTCGTGAGTGTCATGGCGATATGCATCTGGGAAATATGATTCTTAGCGAAAATGGAGTGACGATTTTTGATTGTCTCGAATTCAATGAGGAATTGCGTTGGATTGACGTCATGAGTGAAGTCGCATTTCTCGTCATGGATCTCGAAGATCGTGGACGTCCTGATTACGCGATGCGGTTTCTGAATCGATATCTGGAAATAACTGGTGATTATGCAGGTGTCCCCTTGTTATGGTTTTATATGTCGTATCGGGCAATGGTGCGTGCAAAAGTTGCAGCATTGCGTATTAATCAACAGCAGTCTGCTCATCAAGGAACGACTCAGATTTATGAAGAGTTTCACTCGTATTTAGAACTCGCAAAAAATTACGTACTCGGAACAAAACCATTGTTGATTTTGACACATGGTGTTTCTGGAAGCGGGAAATCGTACGGAAGTGCTTTATTGCTGGAAGGAATGAAAGCGATTCGCATCCGCTCTGACGTGGAACGCAAACGCATACAAAGGGAAAACCAGCTTGGAAAAACAGAACTGTATTCAAAAGAAGTCACAGAGAAAACATACCAGCAATTGTCTCAACTTGCTCAAATGATTTTGAAAGCAGGTTGGACTGTCATTGTCGATGCAACCACTTTAAAAGCCTGGCAACGTTCCTTGTTTCGAGAATTAGCAGAATATTTACAGACGTCCTTTGTACTTCTAAACTTCTCTGCAAACCGAAAAATTCTCGAATCACGGATTATTGACCGGCAAGTCTTCAATGACGATCCATCAGATGCAACAATAGAAGTGTTGGCGCAGCAGTTAGAAGTGATTGAGCCACTTTCAGAAGCAGAAAATAAAACGGCAGTCTCCATTCCTGCAGATCAGGAATGGAGTACTGAGATGTTGGTTCAACTTGTCAAAAACGCGTAA
- a CDS encoding class I SAM-dependent methyltransferase: MSDLSARFNDLKTLWHLLISRIDGKTHSERLNSFYQGQASGYDQFRKRFLHGRCELFESLPVPDNGIWIDMGAGTGENAELWGQRLCQFQQAYLVDLCQPLLDVCSKRIMTQNWSNVKAICEDATTFRPPETQIDLITFSYSLTMIPDWFQAVNHAWDLLRPGGILGIVDFYVSRKYPQSNHASHSWFQRNFWPVWFSSDNVFLNPDHLPYLHDRFEVISLIENQGNLPFIPLLKVPYYILIAQKNPDFKTQ, encoded by the coding sequence ATGAGTGATCTGAGTGCCCGATTCAATGATTTAAAAACGCTATGGCATTTGCTGATTTCCAGAATTGACGGGAAAACTCATTCCGAACGTCTGAATTCTTTTTATCAGGGACAAGCCTCAGGTTACGATCAATTTCGTAAACGTTTTTTGCATGGTCGCTGTGAATTATTTGAAAGTCTGCCTGTTCCTGATAATGGAATATGGATAGATATGGGGGCTGGAACAGGTGAGAATGCGGAATTGTGGGGGCAAAGGCTCTGTCAGTTTCAGCAGGCTTATCTCGTTGATTTGTGTCAGCCACTGCTTGATGTCTGCTCGAAACGCATCATGACTCAGAACTGGTCTAACGTCAAAGCCATTTGCGAGGATGCTACTACCTTTAGGCCCCCTGAAACGCAGATCGATCTCATCACGTTTTCCTACTCGTTAACAATGATTCCAGATTGGTTTCAGGCCGTGAATCACGCTTGGGATTTGCTACGGCCTGGTGGAATACTCGGGATTGTCGATTTTTACGTCTCGCGAAAATATCCACAGTCAAATCATGCTTCTCATTCCTGGTTTCAGCGAAACTTCTGGCCGGTTTGGTTTTCCAGTGACAATGTGTTTTTAAATCCTGATCACCTTCCCTACCTGCATGATCGTTTTGAAGTCATCTCGCTGATTGAAAATCAGGGGAACCTTCCTTTCATTCCACTTCTGAAAGTTCCCTATTACATTCTGATTGCACAAAAGAATCCTGATTTTAAGACGCAGTAG